Proteins found in one Agaribacterium sp. ZY112 genomic segment:
- a CDS encoding LysR family transcriptional regulator, which produces MDQINWNDLRVFLAIADEGGLKKAARRLDLHHSSCARRITVLEASLSTTLFERRSSGYWLTEAGRALYLSAARIRDEFISIEREVLGKDKRIEGKLCLTLPNGLACHLLMPDLRSFMDTHNRIDLKINMSYEYRDLSSREADIAIRHITDPPDSFIGKRVARLYNCAYASTEYLQVHNVETDPEACFWLGWGDKSKHLQWPCKNFYPDIPVRADMYSDVLQLEAIKSHAGIASLPCYMADGIEGIERLPNVEPVAGDWIWVLAHKDMANNEKVRRMIDFLAQSFRRYELKIKGSS; this is translated from the coding sequence GTGGATCAAATCAATTGGAATGATTTAAGAGTATTTTTGGCTATTGCTGATGAGGGGGGCTTAAAAAAAGCTGCCCGCCGTCTAGATTTACATCATTCGTCGTGCGCAAGACGTATTACCGTACTTGAGGCATCATTAAGCACAACGCTATTTGAGCGGCGATCTAGTGGCTACTGGCTGACAGAAGCTGGGCGCGCACTTTATCTGTCGGCTGCTCGTATTCGAGACGAGTTTATCAGTATTGAGCGTGAGGTTTTAGGTAAGGATAAACGTATAGAAGGCAAGCTCTGTTTAACTTTACCTAATGGCTTGGCTTGTCACTTATTGATGCCTGACTTACGATCATTTATGGATACGCATAATCGTATTGATTTAAAAATTAATATGTCTTATGAATATCGTGACTTATCAAGTCGAGAAGCAGACATTGCTATTCGTCATATCACTGATCCTCCTGACTCTTTTATTGGTAAGCGTGTTGCGCGCTTATATAACTGCGCTTACGCAAGTACAGAGTATTTGCAAGTACACAATGTGGAGACTGATCCAGAGGCATGCTTTTGGCTTGGTTGGGGGGATAAATCTAAGCACCTGCAATGGCCATGTAAGAATTTTTATCCTGATATTCCGGTTAGAGCTGACATGTATTCTGATGTCCTTCAGTTAGAAGCGATAAAATCTCACGCGGGTATTGCTTCTTTACCTTGTTATATGGCAGACGGCATTGAAGGTATAGAGCGATTGCCAAATGTTGAACCAGTTGCGGGGGATTGGATTTGGGTATTAGCACATAAAGATATGGCTAATAATGAGAAGGTAAGGAGAATGATCGATTTTCTTGCTCAGAGCTTTAGACGCTATGAGTTGAAAATAAAAGGTTCATCGTAG
- the grxC gene encoding glutaredoxin 3: MKQLTIYQKDYCPYCKAAKQLLRKQGFKFRTIEVSNNPVAFAQMVKLSNRRTVPQIFVDDIHIGGFDNLQSNLKRKKFPFEHLKTA, translated from the coding sequence ATGAAACAGCTCACTATCTATCAAAAAGACTATTGCCCTTACTGCAAAGCGGCAAAACAGTTATTAAGAAAGCAGGGATTTAAATTCCGCACCATTGAAGTAAGCAACAATCCAGTGGCATTTGCGCAAATGGTTAAGCTTAGTAACCGAAGAACAGTGCCACAAATCTTTGTTGATGATATTCACATAGGCGGTTTTGACAATCTTCAGTCGAATTTAAAGAGAAAGAAATTCCCATTTGAACACTTAAAAACGGCATAA
- a CDS encoding glycosyltransferase, protein MSDLGLQRIDLFAPPFRGHLHPILAMGRELKAAGYSVCVFSTASAQADIESSGLEAFIFSGIDDSALLRVVNPSGQIGRSPRKLKQQFEAVLVFFRLLNDELQSIYQDRHVDLIIADFTLAPVVLYANKHHLRCWTSLPSPCVLECKDGPPAYFGGLQPKKGKHYQLYYYLARKLVQLFKQSLFYLNRKTIKQMGLESVYREDGSERIYSHEKILCLADPRLEFATQWPKAAEFIGPQLYSPNTAVESLQNLTAPSFIQGKRHVLVTLGTHLDWHKQALWQALQSVCPHFDDVVFHFSNGGAELNKPRSTERCMRYQYINYKQHINSYDLVLHHGGAGIMYHCLQAGIPAIIYPVDYDQFDHAARLAFYGYGLWLKDLKNLKAVLEEALKKESVSQPALHLSSLPTLLELIQKVKGEPESP, encoded by the coding sequence ATGAGCGATCTAGGGCTGCAGCGTATTGACTTATTTGCACCGCCATTTCGAGGTCATCTTCATCCTATTCTTGCCATGGGGCGAGAACTCAAAGCCGCAGGTTATAGCGTATGTGTTTTTTCTACGGCATCCGCTCAAGCTGATATAGAAAGCTCTGGGCTTGAGGCTTTTATCTTTTCAGGGATTGACGATTCGGCACTGCTGCGTGTGGTTAATCCTTCAGGCCAGATTGGTCGTTCACCTAGGAAGTTAAAGCAGCAATTTGAAGCCGTATTGGTTTTTTTTCGTTTGCTTAATGACGAGTTACAGTCGATCTATCAAGACCGTCATGTTGATCTAATTATTGCCGATTTTACCTTAGCTCCTGTGGTTTTATATGCTAACAAGCATCATTTACGCTGTTGGACAAGCCTGCCATCGCCGTGTGTTCTTGAGTGCAAGGATGGGCCGCCTGCTTATTTTGGCGGTTTACAGCCTAAAAAAGGCAAGCACTATCAGCTTTATTATTACTTGGCACGTAAGTTAGTTCAGCTGTTTAAACAAAGTCTTTTTTACTTAAACCGAAAAACCATAAAACAAATGGGCTTGGAAAGTGTTTATCGTGAAGATGGCAGTGAGAGAATATACTCGCATGAGAAAATCCTGTGTTTAGCAGACCCTCGTTTAGAGTTTGCCACGCAGTGGCCTAAAGCCGCAGAGTTTATTGGCCCACAATTATATAGCCCCAATACGGCTGTTGAATCTTTACAGAATTTAACTGCACCAAGCTTTATTCAAGGTAAGCGCCATGTGCTTGTCACCTTGGGGACTCACCTAGATTGGCACAAGCAAGCACTATGGCAGGCCTTACAGTCTGTATGCCCGCATTTTGATGATGTGGTTTTTCATTTTAGTAATGGTGGTGCTGAATTAAATAAGCCCCGTTCTACAGAGCGCTGCATGCGTTACCAATATATAAACTATAAACAACATATAAATAGCTACGACCTTGTGCTTCATCATGGTGGCGCGGGCATCATGTACCACTGCTTACAGGCCGGTATTCCCGCGATTATCTATCCCGTGGATTATGATCAGTTTGACCATGCCGCAAGGTTGGCGTTCTATGGTTACGGCCTATGGCTTAAAGATCTAAAAAACTTAAAGGCAGTACTTGAAGAGGCTCTTAAAAAAGAGAGCGTAAGCCAGCCTGCTTTGCATCTGTCGTCATTGCCTACGCTGCTTGAACTCATTCAAAAGGTGAAGGGGGAGCCTGAGTCTCCTTAA
- a CDS encoding NAD-dependent epimerase/dehydratase family protein: MTNILVTGASGFVGRNIMQRFSGRDDLNLLGVARRPMPFNNYQQLDLSRGLNVDFSPDVVIHAAAHVSPWGSPKQYQDKNIKATQHVIDFCQQHGSPRLIYLSSSSVFYRDEAQFALTEQSPIGPDFINDYSATKYAGEQLLECYQGDRVILRPRAIFGPGDTVLFPRILRAAKKGMLPIIESQEQAVVGDLIYIDVLADYIIKAALDSTIVGSYNLTNAEPIEFQALLLDVLKRLDIALPKRRIKAATAMRLASLVESVYKALAIKKEPPLTRYGVSVMVHSKTFDVSRMLKDFGPPSVSISEGVDRFIEWQKNHV, encoded by the coding sequence ATGACCAACATCTTAGTGACAGGGGCGTCTGGATTTGTAGGGCGCAATATTATGCAGCGCTTTTCTGGGCGAGATGATCTAAATCTCTTGGGTGTGGCCAGAAGGCCAATGCCTTTTAACAACTACCAACAGCTTGATCTTAGTCGTGGCTTAAATGTTGATTTTAGTCCTGATGTTGTCATCCACGCGGCTGCTCATGTGTCTCCTTGGGGAAGCCCAAAGCAATATCAAGATAAAAACATTAAAGCCACTCAACATGTAATTGATTTTTGCCAACAACATGGCTCTCCTAGGCTGATCTATTTATCGAGCAGCTCCGTTTTTTACCGCGACGAGGCGCAGTTTGCTTTAACAGAGCAAAGCCCAATTGGCCCTGATTTTATTAATGACTATTCAGCAACTAAATATGCCGGTGAGCAACTGCTTGAATGTTATCAAGGTGATCGTGTCATTCTTAGGCCAAGGGCCATCTTTGGCCCAGGCGATACCGTGCTTTTCCCGCGTATATTAAGAGCGGCTAAAAAAGGTATGCTGCCTATTATTGAATCGCAAGAACAGGCGGTAGTAGGGGACTTAATCTATATCGATGTTCTGGCTGATTACATTATTAAAGCCGCGTTAGACTCAACTATTGTTGGTAGCTACAACCTGACTAATGCAGAGCCTATCGAGTTTCAGGCTTTGTTGCTTGATGTGCTCAAACGTTTAGATATCGCTTTGCCTAAGCGGCGTATTAAGGCGGCAACCGCTATGCGTTTAGCATCGCTAGTTGAGTCTGTATATAAAGCCTTGGCGATAAAAAAAGAGCCACCTTTAACCCGTTATGGCGTCAGTGTGATGGTGCACAGTAAAACCTTTGATGTGAGCCGGATGCTAAAAGACTTTGGCCCGCCATCCGTGTCAATTAGTGAAGGTGTCGATCGATTTATAGAATGGCAAAAAAACCATGTTTAA
- a CDS encoding alpha/beta fold hydrolase has protein sequence MATISSDIRKNHVAALPCWAEGGEFKTTQVNGLNLRYLDVGQGQPLVLLHTIRSQLDYFQKLIPELAKHYRVYALDLPAHGHSDIPDLAYDKPMFVGFVTGFIRSLGLENVSLMGESIGASISLSIAAEKKVTVKQVIALNPAEYEHSNGLDRSSMLGKLLFSCITLPMLGYMIANGENPIILRKVFEGGFNDKSQLPRHFITEMSKQGKRQGYAKAFRSIFLNWQTWTNKLELYADIEAPVRLIYSDNDWSLRSEREANRQRIPSAELVILPDCGHFSALENPRDILSAIL, from the coding sequence ATGGCTACTATTAGCTCGGATATACGCAAAAACCATGTTGCTGCTTTACCTTGTTGGGCAGAGGGTGGTGAGTTTAAAACCACTCAGGTTAATGGGCTTAACTTACGTTACTTAGATGTCGGGCAGGGGCAGCCCCTCGTTCTATTACATACCATTCGCTCTCAGTTAGATTACTTTCAGAAGCTTATCCCAGAGCTTGCTAAGCATTACCGGGTTTATGCGTTAGACCTTCCTGCTCACGGCCATTCTGATATACCGGATTTAGCTTATGACAAGCCGATGTTTGTTGGTTTTGTCACAGGTTTTATTCGTTCGCTGGGCTTAGAAAATGTGAGTTTAATGGGCGAGTCTATTGGTGCCTCTATTTCATTAAGCATTGCCGCAGAGAAAAAGGTGACGGTGAAGCAGGTAATTGCTTTGAACCCAGCTGAATATGAACACAGCAATGGCTTAGATCGTAGCTCTATGCTTGGCAAACTGTTGTTTAGCTGCATTACGCTCCCTATGTTGGGATACATGATTGCGAATGGGGAAAACCCGATTATTTTACGGAAAGTTTTTGAAGGTGGATTTAATGATAAAAGCCAATTACCTAGGCACTTTATTACAGAGATGTCTAAACAAGGTAAGCGGCAAGGTTATGCTAAGGCTTTTCGTTCTATTTTCTTAAACTGGCAAACTTGGACAAATAAACTTGAGCTTTATGCAGACATAGAAGCCCCAGTGCGGCTTATATACAGTGACAATGATTGGTCTTTACGTAGTGAGAGAGAGGCGAATCGTCAACGAATACCCAGCGCTGAGCTAGTCATCCTGCCTGATTGTGGCCATTTTTCTGCGCTTGAAAATCCTCGGGATATCCTCTCCGCTATTCTTTAG
- a CDS encoding YHS domain-containing (seleno)protein, whose translation MSFTSLFSKSLPTFIAACAFSFSSLASAGADTETDSNDVILAGHDAVAYFTENKPVLGSAEYTATYNDAIYRFSSAKNRDLFSANPTKYAPQYGGFCAYGTTFGKKFEIDGKAFEVVDGKLFVNKNVSVYEAWKKDVPTHISQANKEWPAIENVESSEL comes from the coding sequence ATGTCATTCACAAGCCTTTTTAGCAAGTCTCTGCCTACCTTTATTGCCGCCTGTGCTTTTAGCTTTAGCAGCCTTGCAAGTGCAGGAGCGGATACTGAGACAGACAGTAACGACGTGATTTTAGCAGGCCATGATGCGGTGGCTTATTTTACCGAAAATAAACCTGTACTAGGCTCGGCAGAATATACAGCCACATACAATGATGCAATTTACCGTTTTAGCAGCGCTAAAAACCGTGACTTATTTAGCGCAAACCCAACAAAGTACGCTCCACAATACGGCGGCTTTTGTGCCTACGGCACCACCTTTGGTAAAAAGTTTGAAATTGATGGGAAAGCGTTTGAAGTTGTTGATGGCAAACTATTTGTAAACAAAAACGTAAGCGTTTACGAAGCATGGAAAAAAGACGTTCCAACTCATATTTCACAAGCAAACAAAGAATGGCCTGCCATTGAAAATGTAGAATCCAGCGAACTTTAA
- a CDS encoding DoxX family protein — MSTLNNHYQTAVTHLSKGDFIAPLLLRIYLAPIFIMAGQSKLNNIENVGYWFASLNIPFPELMAWVAGFTELGGGVLLLLGLSVRIVTIPLMFTMLVAAVTAHWSFGWHVLPEAELTVPWEWRNDLIESALVRKQAAVSILNEHGNYNWLTEAGNFTVLKNGIEFAATYFIMLLALLFSGAGRYCSIDYWLTRCISK; from the coding sequence ATGAGCACGCTCAACAATCATTACCAAACAGCAGTCACACACTTAAGTAAAGGCGACTTTATAGCTCCCCTTCTGTTGAGGATTTACCTTGCACCTATTTTTATAATGGCTGGGCAGAGTAAGTTAAACAACATTGAAAACGTTGGTTATTGGTTTGCGAGCTTAAACATCCCTTTTCCAGAGCTAATGGCATGGGTTGCCGGCTTCACTGAACTTGGAGGCGGCGTTTTATTACTACTTGGCCTAAGCGTCAGAATAGTAACCATACCATTAATGTTTACAATGCTTGTGGCTGCGGTAACGGCTCATTGGTCTTTTGGCTGGCATGTATTGCCTGAGGCCGAACTGACTGTACCGTGGGAATGGCGTAACGACCTTATTGAATCTGCACTTGTAAGAAAACAAGCCGCTGTGTCTATTTTAAATGAACACGGAAACTACAACTGGCTCACTGAAGCAGGTAACTTTACGGTATTGAAAAACGGCATCGAGTTTGCCGCCACCTATTTTATTATGCTTTTGGCCCTCTTATTTAGCGGTGCAGGAAGGTATTGCAGTATCGATTACTGGCTAACACGCTGCATCAGTAAATAA
- a CDS encoding glutathione S-transferase family protein: MHKMITLYINPLTVNSIKTILLCNALEIDVSYQYIQLHKGEQHKKQFKQINPEAQVPVLVDGDFVLSESNAILQYLAAKHKSSLWPQCEQEQAKVLSLLFWQANYFAAAISPYAHRRLVLPHWGLPAGEISSDMQARSHQALTALERMLAQADFLLGKQLTIADISVVSFFIFAEQAGLPLEAYKSIQDWLDKLSTSFWFDHSQRLLQNILLTQAEVF; this comes from the coding sequence ATGCATAAGATGATAACCTTGTATATCAATCCCTTAACAGTTAATAGCATCAAGACGATATTGCTCTGTAATGCGTTGGAAATTGATGTTTCTTATCAATATATACAGCTACATAAAGGGGAGCAGCACAAAAAACAATTTAAACAGATAAACCCTGAAGCACAGGTGCCTGTGCTTGTTGATGGTGACTTTGTATTAAGCGAATCTAATGCCATCTTGCAGTATCTGGCCGCCAAGCATAAGTCTTCGCTTTGGCCTCAGTGTGAACAAGAGCAAGCTAAAGTATTAAGTCTACTTTTTTGGCAAGCAAATTACTTTGCTGCTGCGATAAGCCCTTACGCGCATAGGCGCTTGGTGCTTCCTCATTGGGGGCTGCCCGCAGGAGAGATTAGCAGTGACATGCAAGCACGCTCTCATCAGGCTTTAACCGCTTTAGAGCGTATGCTGGCTCAAGCTGATTTCTTACTTGGCAAGCAGCTAACTATTGCCGATATCAGTGTTGTCAGCTTTTTTATCTTTGCCGAACAAGCCGGGCTGCCACTAGAGGCGTACAAATCAATTCAGGACTGGCTGGATAAATTAAGCACTTCATTTTGGTTCGACCATAGCCAGAGATTATTACAAAATATCTTGTTGACTCAGGCTGAGGTTTTTTGA
- a CDS encoding glutathione S-transferase family protein, translated as MSIEYYVDNRSGSCRRTTSVIKELGLDVVYKPIDLLQKENKSDSFLALNPNSMLPVIIDRKAKQQPLILTEAMAINIYLCDTYGGTHLLPKDGTKRYQILQWMSWAAEHFRQPAPIYFEENVITQLMGTDPNTTRLQQAEFMLSKHGQVLDSHLANKCYVVGEKFSLADIDLASALSQMPYSKLPVDRFKHIMRWAKDLEKNHESWKYTGDLLHTGMRQALNHTQ; from the coding sequence ATGAGCATTGAATACTACGTTGATAATCGATCAGGAAGCTGCCGACGTACAACAAGTGTCATTAAAGAGCTTGGTTTAGACGTAGTTTACAAACCCATCGACTTACTACAGAAGGAAAATAAAAGTGACTCATTTTTAGCTTTAAACCCTAACAGCATGCTACCAGTGATTATTGATAGAAAAGCCAAACAACAGCCCCTTATCTTGACTGAGGCTATGGCAATTAACATCTATCTCTGTGATACCTATGGAGGGACTCATCTCTTGCCAAAAGATGGGACTAAACGCTATCAAATATTGCAATGGATGAGCTGGGCGGCCGAACACTTTCGTCAGCCTGCTCCTATTTATTTTGAAGAAAACGTAATTACTCAGCTAATGGGTACTGATCCAAATACCACACGCTTACAGCAAGCAGAGTTCATGCTAAGTAAGCATGGACAAGTGCTAGATTCACATTTAGCTAATAAATGCTATGTTGTGGGTGAAAAATTTAGCCTCGCTGATATTGACCTAGCTTCGGCGTTAAGCCAAATGCCATACAGCAAACTACCTGTAGATCGATTTAAACACATAATGCGCTGGGCCAAAGACTTGGAGAAGAACCATGAAAGCTGGAAATATACGGGGGATCTACTGCATACCGGTATGCGGCAAGCCTTAAACCACACACAGTAA
- a CDS encoding MarR family winged helix-turn-helix transcriptional regulator, whose amino-acid sequence MNTDLCFNLALRKSSRLITQFYEERLSEAGLKVGQFSILRAVYFSKQTTNKELQAILVLDQTTLSRNLKPLLRDKFLQQQQAPEDARLKLISLTASGKKLYAQADPIWRDAQKQLLKKIGSEDASNILRVADALAHALGEG is encoded by the coding sequence GTGAATACTGATCTGTGCTTTAACTTAGCGCTTCGAAAGTCCAGTCGCTTAATTACTCAGTTCTATGAAGAGCGTTTGAGTGAAGCGGGTTTAAAGGTGGGGCAGTTTTCAATATTAAGAGCCGTGTATTTTTCTAAGCAGACCACCAACAAAGAGCTGCAAGCGATTTTAGTGTTAGATCAGACAACCTTAAGCAGAAACTTAAAACCCTTATTGCGGGACAAGTTCTTACAACAGCAGCAAGCCCCAGAAGACGCTAGGTTAAAGCTGATCAGCTTAACCGCCAGTGGTAAAAAGCTATATGCTCAAGCCGATCCTATTTGGCGCGATGCACAAAAGCAGCTATTAAAGAAAATTGGCAGCGAAGACGCGAGTAACATCTTAAGAGTTGCAGATGCATTAGCTCACGCTCTAGGGGAGGGCTAG
- a CDS encoding F390 synthetase-related protein, which translates to MMFSSFSFIKGYINGKLGKRMSREQLLAKQSRLFKVLKKEVLKKTEFYKALACDENSALESFPVLDKKALLQNFKAINTLGLTRVQCEQHAEKAERSRDFSKPLRGVSVGLSSGTSGQRGIFLTKPNEQAEWAGYIIAKNLPFRLKPQRVALLLRSNNGLYEASRGLFVRYRFFDLLAPFEDIVQALEAYQPDVLIAPAQLLGQIAERKITISPSKIISVAEVLEEDVRECIEQEYKLRVDEIYQCTEGYIASTCSHGHLHLNEDILVIEKSWLDKDSGRFMPIVTDLRRSSLPIVRFKLDDILQLDHKPCACGSSMLRLAKIEGRNDDSLWLLSADGWQRLFPDVIRRAIMMCSKNYNDYRIEQWQACWHVAVDCDDFDSAQASIRQAIEELAASYSCEPPKIVFKQGIHQSMMQKCRRLACKERPQEEAKNACEFCLETDIT; encoded by the coding sequence ATGATGTTTAGCAGCTTCAGTTTTATTAAAGGTTATATAAACGGCAAACTTGGTAAGCGAATGAGCCGAGAGCAGCTGCTTGCAAAGCAGTCGCGCCTGTTTAAAGTCCTAAAAAAAGAGGTATTGAAAAAGACTGAGTTTTATAAGGCGTTGGCTTGTGATGAGAATAGCGCTTTAGAGTCTTTCCCTGTGCTCGATAAAAAAGCCCTATTGCAGAATTTTAAGGCGATTAATACGCTTGGTTTAACACGAGTTCAATGCGAGCAGCATGCGGAAAAGGCAGAGCGCAGCCGCGACTTTTCCAAACCTTTGCGGGGAGTCTCAGTCGGGCTTTCTTCTGGCACCAGCGGGCAGCGGGGTATTTTTTTAACAAAGCCTAACGAGCAGGCCGAGTGGGCGGGTTATATCATTGCAAAGAATTTACCATTTAGGCTGAAGCCTCAGCGCGTAGCTTTGCTGTTAAGGTCAAATAATGGCCTTTATGAGGCATCACGCGGTTTATTTGTTCGCTATCGCTTTTTTGATTTGCTCGCCCCTTTTGAAGACATTGTTCAAGCCTTAGAGGCTTACCAGCCTGATGTGCTTATTGCACCTGCTCAGTTGTTAGGGCAAATCGCTGAGCGAAAGATCACGATAAGCCCCTCAAAAATCATTTCTGTCGCAGAAGTCTTAGAAGAAGATGTTCGCGAGTGCATTGAGCAAGAGTACAAGCTTCGTGTTGATGAGATTTACCAGTGTACAGAAGGGTACATTGCATCGACATGCAGCCATGGACATCTTCACTTAAATGAAGATATTTTAGTTATAGAAAAATCATGGCTAGATAAAGACTCTGGTCGTTTTATGCCTATTGTGACGGATTTACGCCGCTCAAGCCTGCCAATAGTACGATTTAAATTAGATGATATTTTGCAGTTGGATCATAAGCCCTGTGCTTGTGGTTCTTCCATGTTGCGCTTAGCAAAAATAGAGGGGCGTAATGATGATTCGCTTTGGTTGTTGTCGGCAGACGGTTGGCAGCGCTTATTCCCCGATGTCATACGTCGCGCGATAATGATGTGCAGCAAAAACTATAACGACTACAGAATTGAGCAGTGGCAGGCTTGTTGGCATGTGGCCGTTGATTGTGACGACTTTGATAGCGCCCAAGCCTCTATTCGCCAAGCTATCGAAGAGCTTGCCGCCTCGTATTCTTGTGAACCGCCAAAGATAGTGTTTAAGCAAGGTATTCATCAATCTATGATGCAAAAGTGCCGACGCTTGGCATGTAAAGAGCGCCCTCAAGAAGAGGCAAAAAATGCATGTGAGTTTTGCCTTGAAACAGATATTACTTAG
- a CDS encoding cupin domain-containing protein — protein sequence MSENPNIYLSDPDPLSVLLTRLDLKAEVYVNGDFCGTWAVDTGGSRRIPFHLIGSGSAWLHFEGQESQELRSHDLVVFPKDSHHVISNSKTAPLPENVNTAMSNDGDVTNMVCGFFEFRNPVLFPLLETLPDVLVLKSKLDQGNNPIELLISLMLNELQAERPGFYTAIDQMAFLVFVEVLRQQMDAGEIDKGLLGALFDSRLGKALNAIHQRPESSWTLETLAEEALMSRSTFADAFSKKVGLTPMKYLTQWRMTQARHLLQTTQLSVAQIAEKSGYDSEAAFRKAYRNTLGETPGSVRTG from the coding sequence ATGTCTGAAAATCCTAATATCTATCTAAGCGATCCAGACCCTTTAAGCGTGCTGCTGACTCGTCTAGACCTTAAGGCTGAGGTTTATGTTAATGGCGATTTTTGTGGCACGTGGGCCGTTGATACCGGGGGCAGCAGGCGTATACCCTTTCACTTGATTGGCTCAGGTAGTGCTTGGTTACACTTTGAAGGGCAAGAGTCTCAAGAATTGAGATCGCACGATTTAGTTGTTTTCCCAAAAGATTCTCACCACGTTATCTCCAACTCAAAAACGGCACCGTTACCCGAAAATGTGAACACGGCTATGAGCAATGATGGTGATGTCACCAACATGGTTTGTGGCTTTTTTGAATTTCGTAACCCCGTACTCTTCCCCTTATTAGAAACCTTGCCTGATGTTCTGGTGTTGAAGTCTAAGCTTGATCAGGGAAATAACCCTATCGAGCTTTTAATTAGCCTAATGCTGAATGAATTACAGGCAGAGCGACCTGGTTTTTATACGGCTATTGATCAGATGGCTTTTTTAGTTTTTGTCGAAGTGCTGCGCCAGCAAATGGATGCCGGTGAGATTGATAAGGGCTTATTAGGTGCTTTGTTTGATAGCCGTCTAGGTAAGGCTTTAAATGCTATACATCAGCGACCTGAATCATCTTGGACGCTCGAAACACTGGCAGAAGAAGCTCTTATGAGCCGATCAACGTTTGCTGATGCCTTTAGTAAAAAGGTGGGGCTTACACCTATGAAATACCTCACTCAGTGGCGAATGACTCAAGCGAGACACTTGTTGCAAACAACACAATTGTCGGTTGCTCAAATTGCTGAGAAGAGTGGTTACGACTCCGAAGCTGCCTTTCGTAAAGCTTATCGTAATACCTTGGGTGAAACGCCTGGCAGTGTGCGTACAGGCTAG
- a CDS encoding glycosyltransferase family 2 protein, translating into MYKSQFKATRFTGSYTDVAILQPILSGDSSLEKTLLANLKALPEVSFYWLIDRNDVEAQELAKRLIVLCPKARVQLMLFDQAPEGVNPKVFKLEAAFDVCTQDYVLVLDDDTVLPELSLSILLGALASASLSTGLPSYTKGGNLASRFLANFVNNNAELTYLSLLPWIKPVTINGMCYALKYDTLARLGGFKAIRQHLTDDLAMAELILNSGGTIAQTPYRQVIETQLNTVSDYSRQMHRWYLFAHILFFKQQPLVRFFMLLLYALPPLLLFLAVLGFILAPSYLAVSALSLMLIVRHFILVCHSNKRLNWGAGDILVSFLSELVQPLHSLHASVKRDIRWRSRRYRVYANDRFSDIDS; encoded by the coding sequence GTGTATAAGTCCCAGTTTAAAGCAACGCGCTTTACGGGGAGCTACACGGATGTTGCTATCCTTCAGCCTATTTTAAGTGGCGATAGCAGCTTAGAAAAAACTTTGCTGGCAAATTTAAAGGCCTTGCCTGAGGTAAGCTTTTATTGGCTCATAGACAGAAATGATGTGGAAGCCCAAGAGCTTGCAAAAAGACTGATTGTTCTGTGTCCCAAGGCCCGTGTTCAGCTTATGTTGTTTGATCAGGCACCAGAGGGGGTTAACCCTAAGGTGTTTAAGCTAGAAGCCGCCTTTGATGTATGTACTCAAGACTATGTACTTGTATTGGATGATGATACGGTTCTGCCTGAATTGAGCCTTTCTATATTATTGGGCGCATTGGCTTCGGCTAGCCTATCAACCGGCTTGCCTTCTTATACCAAAGGCGGCAATCTCGCTTCTCGTTTTTTGGCTAACTTTGTGAACAACAATGCTGAGCTAACTTATTTATCGCTCTTGCCTTGGATAAAACCGGTTACGATTAACGGCATGTGTTACGCCTTAAAATACGATACCTTGGCGCGCTTAGGTGGTTTTAAGGCGATTAGGCAGCATTTAACAGATGATTTAGCCATGGCCGAACTTATCTTAAATAGTGGCGGCACTATTGCGCAGACACCTTATCGACAGGTGATAGAAACCCAGCTTAATACAGTGAGTGATTATTCTCGGCAGATGCACCGCTGGTATCTTTTTGCTCATATACTGTTTTTTAAGCAGCAGCCTCTTGTACGTTTTTTTATGCTCTTGCTCTATGCGCTTCCGCCGTTATTGCTATTTTTAGCGGTGCTCGGTTTTATTCTTGCTCCGAGTTATCTTGCCGTATCTGCTTTGAGTTTGATGCTGATAGTTAGGCATTTTATTCTAGTTTGTCACAGCAATAAGCGTTTGAATTGGGGGGCAGGTGATATTTTGGTCTCTTTTTTGTCTGAGTTAGTACAGCCTTTGCATTCACTTCATGCCAGTGTAAAGCGCGATATACGCTGGCGTAGTCGCCGCTATCGAGTCTATGCCAATGATCGTTTTAGCGACATAGATTCATGA